From Rutidosis leptorrhynchoides isolate AG116_Rl617_1_P2 chromosome 3, CSIRO_AGI_Rlap_v1, whole genome shotgun sequence, a single genomic window includes:
- the LOC139901324 gene encoding uncharacterized protein, producing the protein MSEQTSYDCLNNFCKCVFHLYTTEYLRRPTVQDVQRLTAKRAEIHGFSGLLGSLDCMHWGWRNYLTRWKGYYTRGDHGVPTVMLEAVASYDGWFWHVVFETVGSNNDINVLNQSDLFSDLLHGEAPPCTFTVNGFTFTKGYYLTDGIYPECLPPNYCIRHNPKTNPNNQDEAGPSHIPDDEDEEDQVEDQDEDEE; encoded by the exons ATGAGTGAACAAACCTCATATGATTGTTTAAACAATTTTTGCAAATGTGTTTTTCACTTGTACACAACCGAATATTTGAGGAGACCAACTGTACAAGATGTGCAACGTTTGACCGCTAAACGTGCTGAAATACATGGTTTTTCGGGGTTGCTAGGAAGTTTGGATTGTATGCATTGGGGATGGAGAAATTATCTGACACGTTGGAAGGGTTATTATACACGAGGTGACCATGGTGTCCCGACAGTCATGCTTGAAGCGGTAGCCTCATATGATGGATGGTTTTGGCACGTTGTTTttgaaaccgtaggatcaaataatGATATCAACGTACTTAATCAATCCGATTTGTTTAGCGACTTATTACATGGTGAAGCTCCACCATGTACGTTTACGGTTAATGGGTTTACGTTTACCAAGGGTTATTATTTGACTGATGGAATTTACCCTGAATG TCTTCCACCTAATTATTGTATTCGACATAATCCGAAAACAAATCCAAACAATCAAGATGAAGCGGGACCTTCACACATTCCCGATGACGAAGATGAAGAAGATCAAGTCGAAGATCAAGACGAAGACGAAGAatag
- the LOC139897680 gene encoding thioredoxin H2-like — MGGQVSTEQRSKLGTVNSVHSLDSYIKRFHQSFLPSLPFNKLMVIEFSAYGCGPCKFIEPAVHDLAIEFSDVDFIKIDVDELPNRAKHFDVQATPTFVLFNKGKELDRTIGVKKDELHRMIEKHRV, encoded by the exons ATGGGAGGACAAGTTTCAACAGAACAAAGATCAAAGCTTGGAACAGTAAATTCAGTTCATTCGTTAGACAGCTATATTAAACGGTTTCATCAGAGCTTCTTACCATCCTTACCATTCAATAAACTT ATGGTGATCGAATTCTCAGCTTACGGGTGTGGACCTTGTAAATTTATCGAACCAGCGGTTCACGACTTAGCCATTGAATTTTCAGATGTTGATTTTATCAAGATTGATGTCGATGAGTTACCC AATAGGGCTAAGCATTTTGATGTACAAGCAACACCAACATTCGTATTGTTCAACAAAGGAAAAGAACTTGATAGGACCATCGGTGTCAAGAAGGATGAACTTCATAGGATGATCGAGAAACACAGAGTCTAA